One Thermosipho africanus Ob7 DNA segment encodes these proteins:
- a CDS encoding amidase family protein, producing MKNLTVKKFNDFYDEGKLTSERLVEFYLERISKINLNAILEINPDALFIARALDRERRNGKKRSNLHGIPVIIKGNIDTNDKMQTTAGAKALEGNFASSDAFIVKKLREAGCVIIGKANLTEFANFVSFKMPNGYSRLGGQTRNPYGDFDTGGSSSGSAVAIAADLALLSIGTETSGSILSPSSMNSCVGLKPTVGTVSRTGIIPISFTQDTAGPITRTVEDAFELFKVIFGYDHKDPATYFIKNFSFDSKIEIIHDLYGMKFGYTDQIFEWMNKELVDIFLENLKKIEKLGGKVKKVEFKNLNKINNIEVLYYEFKLGINNYLKDKNLKVKTLSDIIKYNFENRDAIPYGQNILLNSDATDIKDGRYIEYLLNDRKYAKGEIDRLFNENVLDALLFPANYGAHITAKAQYPSIVVPAGFTEKGPFGLTFSARAFEESKLFSIALLFERSFSERKLPDID from the coding sequence TTGAAAAATTTAACTGTTAAGAAATTTAATGATTTTTACGATGAAGGTAAATTAACTTCTGAAAGACTGGTTGAGTTTTATCTTGAACGTATTTCAAAAATTAATTTGAACGCAATTCTTGAAATTAATCCTGATGCACTTTTTATTGCAAGAGCTTTAGATAGAGAGCGAAGAAACGGTAAAAAAAGGAGTAATTTACATGGAATCCCTGTTATTATTAAGGGAAATATTGATACTAATGATAAAATGCAAACTACAGCAGGTGCTAAAGCTTTGGAAGGAAATTTTGCAAGTTCCGATGCTTTTATAGTTAAAAAGTTAAGAGAAGCCGGCTGTGTAATCATAGGTAAGGCAAATTTGACAGAATTTGCAAATTTTGTATCTTTTAAAATGCCAAATGGATATAGTAGATTGGGAGGACAGACTAGAAATCCTTATGGAGATTTTGACACTGGTGGTTCAAGTTCTGGCTCAGCAGTTGCAATTGCTGCAGATTTAGCACTTCTTTCGATAGGAACTGAAACTTCGGGTTCTATTCTTTCGCCTTCTAGTATGAATTCTTGCGTTGGTTTAAAGCCAACTGTAGGTACAGTAAGCAGGACAGGTATTATACCAATTTCATTCACACAGGATACTGCAGGACCAATAACAAGAACGGTAGAAGATGCTTTTGAATTGTTTAAGGTGATTTTTGGATATGACCATAAAGATCCTGCAACATACTTTATTAAAAATTTTTCTTTTGATAGTAAAATAGAAATTATTCATGATTTATATGGTATGAAATTTGGTTATACAGATCAAATATTTGAATGGATGAATAAGGAGTTAGTGGATATATTTTTGGAAAATTTAAAAAAGATTGAAAAATTGGGTGGGAAGGTTAAAAAAGTAGAATTTAAAAATCTTAACAAAATAAATAACATAGAAGTTTTATATTATGAGTTTAAATTGGGGATTAATAATTATCTAAAAGATAAAAATTTAAAGGTTAAAACGTTGAGTGATATTATAAAGTATAATTTTGAAAATAGAGATGCAATACCCTATGGGCAGAATATCTTGCTTAATTCAGATGCAACTGATATTAAAGATGGAAGATACATAGAATATCTTTTAAATGATAGAAAGTATGCAAAAGGTGAGATAGATAGATTATTTAATGAAAATGTTCTTGATGCTCTGTTGTTCCCAGCAAATTATGGTGCACACATTACAGCAAAAGCACAGTATCCGTCAATTGTTGTTCCAGCAGGCTTTACTGAGAAAGGACCTTTTGGCCTTACTTTTTCAGCACGGGCATTCGAAGAAAGTAAGTTATTTTCCATTGCTTTACTATTTGAAAGAAGTTTTTCAGAAAGAAAACTTCCAGATATAGATTAG
- a CDS encoding glycosyltransferase: MRVELPVRKISDYNTVAKEEVEELIELSKELKGLKVVHVNATSYGGGVAELLYTLAPLMNDLGLNTSWEVLEAPNEFFNVTKKLHNAFQGADIDISDNEFELFEKVNKDNAKKLNLDADAVIIHDPQPFFIPLFKDGKYIWRCHIDTSNPNFNVWNRITYKAADKYSKALFHLNEYVQEPFKQIAIEFPPSIDPLSDKNKQLPKKVIEEIALKYNIDLNRPIVTVVARFDPWKDLKSAIDVYRILKEKVDIQLLIVSAMAKDDPEGWILFEDILRYAGTDPDIHFLTDLKGVGHIEVNAFQTISTVGLHTATKEGFGLVISEMLWKQNPVVARPVGGVKVQVVDGFNGFLRNDIKELADAIYELITNESLRKQLGRNARKVVKEKFLTTSHLKRYLKVIKEVIS, from the coding sequence ATGAGAGTAGAACTGCCTGTAAGAAAAATTAGCGACTACAATACAGTGGCAAAAGAAGAGGTTGAAGAGTTGATAGAACTTTCAAAAGAATTAAAGGGTCTTAAAGTTGTCCACGTAAACGCCACTTCATATGGAGGCGGAGTTGCAGAGTTACTCTATACTTTAGCCCCATTAATGAATGATCTAGGTTTAAATACATCTTGGGAAGTTTTAGAAGCACCAAATGAATTTTTTAATGTTACAAAAAAACTTCATAATGCTTTTCAAGGAGCCGATATTGATATCTCAGATAATGAATTTGAACTCTTTGAAAAGGTTAATAAAGATAATGCAAAAAAGTTAAATTTGGATGCCGACGCTGTTATAATTCATGATCCTCAACCATTTTTTATACCTTTATTTAAAGATGGAAAGTATATATGGAGATGTCATATTGATACTTCAAATCCAAATTTTAATGTTTGGAATAGAATTACTTACAAAGCAGCAGATAAATACTCAAAAGCTTTATTTCACTTAAATGAATATGTTCAAGAGCCATTTAAACAAATAGCTATTGAATTTCCTCCAAGTATAGATCCATTAAGTGATAAAAACAAGCAACTTCCAAAAAAAGTAATTGAAGAAATTGCTTTAAAGTATAATATTGACCTAAATAGACCTATTGTTACAGTGGTTGCAAGGTTTGATCCATGGAAAGATTTAAAAAGTGCTATTGATGTATATAGGATTTTAAAAGAAAAAGTTGACATACAATTACTCATCGTTTCAGCCATGGCTAAAGATGATCCCGAAGGATGGATATTATTTGAAGATATATTAAGATACGCTGGCACTGATCCTGATATTCACTTTCTAACTGATCTAAAGGGTGTTGGACATATAGAAGTTAATGCTTTTCAAACTATATCAACAGTTGGATTGCACACTGCAACAAAAGAAGGGTTTGGGCTTGTAATATCTGAAATGCTCTGGAAACAAAATCCTGTGGTAGCAAGACCAGTAGGCGGTGTGAAAGTACAAGTAGTAGATGGGTTTAATGGTTTTTTAAGAAATGATATAAAAGAACTTGCTGATGCAATATATGAATTAATAACAAATGAAAGCCTAAGGAAACAATTAGGCAGAAACGCTAGAAAAGTAGTTAAAGAGAAATTTTTAACTACTTCACATCTAAAAAGGTATTTAAAAGTTATAAAGGAGGTTATCAGTTGA
- a CDS encoding carbohydrate ABC transporter permease, with translation MQRKEPLIAFWMILPAILVISVIAFFPLFKTFYDSFYSFSLNPRFPRQFVGFGNYIRLFNDYRFWDALKTTIIFTLVSVALETILGLMIALIVNQDFKFRGAVRAAMLIPWAIPTAISSQMWRWMFNDQFGIMSRFYEALHIIEPGTPILGRPNLALWAIIQVDVWKTTPFMALLILAGLQLIPEQLYEAAKIDGANMIQRFFKITLPQLAPTIAVALIFRTLDALRVFDVVYVMTRGSVGTETLSVYNRVLLMDRAFTSASFGYGSSLSVIIFLLISIFAIIYIKSLKLQFD, from the coding sequence ATGCAGAGGAAGGAGCCATTAATTGCTTTTTGGATGATTTTGCCGGCTATATTAGTCATCTCAGTGATTGCATTTTTTCCACTTTTTAAAACGTTCTATGATAGTTTTTATTCATTTAGTCTAAACCCAAGATTTCCTAGACAATTTGTTGGATTTGGTAATTATATAAGGCTTTTCAATGATTATAGATTTTGGGATGCACTAAAAACTACAATAATTTTTACTCTCGTTTCAGTTGCACTAGAAACAATTTTGGGTTTAATGATTGCCTTGATAGTTAATCAGGATTTTAAATTTCGTGGGGCTGTAAGGGCTGCTATGCTTATTCCTTGGGCAATTCCAACAGCAATATCTTCTCAGATGTGGAGATGGATGTTTAATGATCAATTTGGGATTATGTCCAGGTTTTATGAAGCACTTCATATAATAGAGCCTGGAACTCCAATTCTTGGAAGACCAAATTTAGCACTTTGGGCTATTATACAAGTAGATGTTTGGAAAACAACACCTTTTATGGCTCTTTTAATATTGGCTGGTTTGCAATTGATCCCAGAGCAGTTGTATGAAGCAGCAAAAATTGATGGGGCCAATATGATTCAAAGATTTTTTAAAATTACATTGCCACAGCTGGCTCCTACCATAGCTGTTGCTTTAATTTTTAGAACATTGGATGCGTTAAGGGTTTTTGATGTTGTCTATGTTATGACTCGTGGAAGTGTAGGTACAGAAACTTTGTCGGTTTACAATAGAGTATTGTTAATGGATAGAGCATTTACAAGTGCTTCATTTGGGTACGGTTCTTCATTGTCAGTTATAATTTTTCTATTAATCTCAATTTTTGCAATTATTTATATTAAATCATTAAAGCTCCAGTTTGATTAA
- a CDS encoding carbohydrate ABC transporter permease → MQAKKIIYRFILYFLVAIILIWCIFPFYWAIISSLKPDKDLFEVYPSLFPKRITFENYIKVFTERPFHINILNSVIVAGVTTLASLLIGSLAAYAIARLRFKGKVIVMSLILAVSMFPQVSILGSLFVLLRKMHLINTYPGLILPYIAITLPLTTWILQNFFRELPKEVEESAAIDGCSRLRTLWSIVLPMAAPGLVATGLLTFISAWNEFLFALTFMQRPEKYTVPVAIALFKGASQYEIPWGQIMAAAVIVTTPLVILVLIFQKRIIAGLSAGSVKG, encoded by the coding sequence ATGCAGGCAAAAAAGATAATTTATAGATTTATATTGTATTTCTTGGTTGCTATCATTTTGATATGGTGTATTTTTCCTTTTTATTGGGCAATAATATCATCTTTAAAGCCAGATAAGGATTTGTTTGAAGTTTATCCTTCTTTGTTTCCTAAAAGAATAACTTTTGAAAACTATATTAAAGTATTTACTGAAAGACCTTTTCATATTAATATTTTAAATAGCGTAATTGTTGCAGGTGTCACAACGCTTGCCTCACTTTTGATAGGTTCTCTTGCAGCATACGCCATTGCAAGGTTAAGATTTAAGGGTAAAGTAATAGTAATGTCTTTGATATTAGCTGTTAGCATGTTCCCTCAGGTTTCCATATTAGGTTCACTGTTTGTTCTTTTGAGAAAAATGCATTTAATAAATACATATCCTGGTTTGATACTACCGTATATAGCTATTACTTTGCCTTTAACAACATGGATTTTGCAAAATTTCTTTAGAGAATTACCAAAAGAAGTTGAAGAATCAGCAGCTATTGATGGATGTTCAAGATTAAGAACACTATGGTCAATAGTTCTTCCTATGGCGGCTCCTGGACTTGTTGCAACTGGATTGTTGACCTTTATTTCAGCATGGAATGAATTTTTATTTGCTCTAACGTTTATGCAGCGCCCTGAAAAGTACACTGTTCCTGTAGCGATTGCACTTTTTAAGGGAGCCTCACAATATGAGATTCCTTGGGGTCAAATAATGGCTGCTGCTGTAATTGTAACTACTCCGTTGGTTATTCTGGTTTTGATTTTCCAAAAAAGGATTATTGCCGGTCTTTCAGCTGGTTCTGTGAAAGGGTGA
- a CDS encoding ABC transporter substrate-binding protein, protein MKRLFVLFSLLLVFALSFSITTITMTSGGVGKELEVLYAQLKEFMKQNPDIVVTVIPMPDSSTERHDLYVTYLAAGESDPDVLMLDVIWPPEFAPFLEDLTDDYNYFELDKFLPGTVKSVTVDGKIVAVPWFTDAGLLYYRKDLLEKYGYDHPPQTWDELVEMAQKISKAEGIEGFVWQGARYEGLVCDFMEYVWSFGTDVLDENGNVIINNPKAIDALKFMVDLIYKYRISPEGVTTYMEEDARRIFQTGNAVFMRNWPYAWSLANSDDSPIKGKVGIAPLPKGPGPDGKHAATLGGWNLGINVYSSPKEKEAAKKLIKFLTSSEQQLYKAVNAGQNPTRKEVYNKPELKEANPFMVELFDVFINALPRPRTASYAEVSDAIQRYVHAALTRELTPEQAISRLEKELKMLLGK, encoded by the coding sequence ATGAAAAGGCTGTTTGTTTTATTTTCTTTGCTTTTAGTTTTTGCTTTATCATTTTCAATTACCACTATTACTATGACTTCTGGAGGTGTGGGAAAGGAACTAGAAGTTTTGTATGCACAATTAAAAGAATTTATGAAGCAAAATCCTGACATTGTTGTTACGGTAATTCCAATGCCTGATTCTTCTACAGAAAGGCATGATTTGTACGTTACTTATTTGGCAGCTGGTGAAAGTGATCCAGATGTTTTAATGCTGGATGTAATTTGGCCTCCAGAATTTGCTCCATTTTTAGAAGACCTAACAGATGACTATAATTATTTTGAACTTGATAAGTTTTTGCCAGGAACTGTAAAATCTGTTACCGTTGATGGAAAAATTGTTGCGGTGCCTTGGTTTACTGATGCAGGACTTTTGTATTACAGAAAGGATTTATTAGAAAAGTATGGATATGATCATCCACCTCAAACATGGGATGAACTTGTAGAAATGGCGCAAAAGATTTCCAAGGCAGAAGGTATTGAAGGATTTGTCTGGCAAGGTGCAAGATATGAGGGGCTTGTTTGTGATTTTATGGAATATGTCTGGTCATTTGGAACAGATGTTTTGGATGAAAATGGTAATGTAATTATTAATAACCCAAAAGCTATTGACGCATTAAAATTCATGGTTGATTTAATTTACAAGTATAGAATTTCACCTGAAGGTGTTACAACGTATATGGAAGAAGATGCAAGAAGAATATTCCAAACAGGAAATGCAGTATTTATGAGAAACTGGCCATATGCATGGTCACTTGCTAATAGTGATGATTCACCAATTAAAGGTAAGGTTGGAATTGCTCCGCTTCCAAAGGGACCTGGCCCAGATGGAAAACATGCAGCAACATTGGGTGGATGGAATCTTGGAATAAATGTATATTCTTCTCCAAAAGAAAAAGAAGCTGCTAAAAAACTTATAAAGTTCTTAACAAGTTCAGAGCAACAACTTTATAAGGCAGTAAATGCAGGTCAAAATCCAACAAGAAAAGAAGTTTATAACAAACCAGAATTGAAAGAAGCTAATCCATTTATGGTTGAATTGTTTGATGTATTTATTAATGCACTTCCAAGACCAAGAACAGCAAGTTATGCAGAAGTTTCCGATGCTATCCAAAGATATGTACATGCTGCATTAACAAGGGAATTAACACCTGAGCAAGCAATTTCAAGACTAGAAAAAGAGCTAAAAATGTTGCTTGGAAAATAA